The Pristiophorus japonicus isolate sPriJap1 chromosome 3, sPriJap1.hap1, whole genome shotgun sequence genome has a segment encoding these proteins:
- the pwwp2b gene encoding PWWP domain-containing protein 2B, with protein MAALIPEPGAAAGLRAGAQLSVTVEHVVSGTLVVSTNFGGSSFTGILIDMAKKSGLYGFLPNQFPKQDEFPAESCATEVLHGKQQSVCQTESQPCNLQLPKMPGGEQVSPLQPLPETVPCFPPYCEGVPLPQPLVLRQTYNQWVPQPPPRTIKRTKRRLSKNRDPGKLIMSTIRLRPRQVLCEKCKNTLNREEEEDDDDKDRHNIKSEKKTSMEENEKRKPEVMCCENRKIKKEKRDDTFSAELVHRSPVIKISYSTPQGKGKVVKIPSRVHGSIEPFCPKRLMQNESVDQDKNTNCEEMEVLPEKSFSSPPGTIPKLKLTRPLHSSADIPPPRIRLKPHRLSNGDSVAIYKAELVDNVNTGCDVQSTRRSDRGTLHSEESTGKSSVETSGSSGEEDQWRYKRSRRNNDQDDLTVYLSYRKKRADSSSLSVCSNDSLDESKSSGSDMTSPEICDFAPGDDASVSSSSKEEKTVPPLTVRLHTKTVTKCVTAEGRTISVGDIVWGKIHGFPWWPARILSISINKKENGAPLWQEARVSWFGSPTTSLLSVSKISPFLEYFKLRFNRKKKGVYRRAITEAAKAADHLTPEIRSLLSQYET; from the exons ATGGCGGCGCTCATCCCCGAGCCCGGAGCCGCAGCGGGTCTCCGAGCCGGCGCCCAGCTCTCCGTCACGGTGGAACACGTCGTCAGCGGCACCTTGGTGGTGTCCACCAACTTCGGAGGGAGCAGCTTCACCGGGATCCTGATAGACATGGCCAAGAA GTCTGGTTTGTATGGTTTTCTACCAAACCAGTTTCCCAAGCAAGATGAGTTTCCTGCAGAGTCATGCGCCACTGaagtccttcatggtaaacaacagTCAGTTTGCCAAACTGAATCACAGCCCTGCAACCTGCAACTTCCCAAGATGCCAGGCGGAGAACAAGTTTCACCTCTTCAGCCATTACCAGAAACTGTGCCTTGTTTTCCACCTTATTGTGAAGGTGTACCTCTACCACAACCTTTAGTATTGAGACAGACTTACAATCAATGGGTTCCCCAGCCACCACCTCGGACAATCAAGCGTACAAAAAGACGTCTATCAAAGAATCGTGATCCTGGTAAGCTTATAATGAGCACCATTAGATTGCGGCCTAGGCAGGTACTTTGTGAAAAATGCAAAAACACGCTAaatcgggaggaggaggaggacgatgatgaCAAAGATAGACACAACATTAAGAGTGAGAAAAAGACTAGCATGGAGGAAAATGAAAAGAGGAAACCTGAGGTAATGTGCTGTGAAAATAGgaaaataaaaaaggaaaagagagaTGATACATTTTCTGCTGAGCTGGTTCATCGAAGCCCAGTGATAAAAATATCATATAGCACTCCTCAAGGTAAAGGGAAGGTTGTGAAAATTCCCTCGCGGGTACATGGCTCAATTGAGCCCTTTTGTCCTAAACGGTTAATGCAAAATGAAAGTGTGGACCAGGACAAGAATACAAATTGTGAGGAGATGGAGGTTCTTCCAGAAAAGTCATTCTCTAGTCCACCTGGAACCATTCCAAAGCTAAAACTGACTAGACCTTTGCATTCCAGTGCAGACATCCCACCACCTAGAATTCGATTAAAACCTCATCGGCTCAGTAATGGGGACAGTGTTGCAATTTATAAGGCTGAGCTAGTAGATAATGTAAATACAGGTTGTGATGTGCAATCTACAAGGAGATCAGATCGTGGTACACTTCATTCTGAAGAATCTACAGGAAAGAGTTCAGTAGAGACATCGGGGAGTTCTGGAGAAGAGGACCAATGGAGGTACAAAAGGAGTCGTCGAAACAATGATCAAGATGATCTGACTGTCTATTTAAGTTATAGGAAAAAAAGAGCAGATTCATCAAGTTTATCAGTCTGTAGTAATGATAGTCTAGATGAATCAAAGTCTTCTGGTTCAGATATGACTTCACCAGAAATATGTGATTTTGCACCTGGAGATGATGCATCTGTGTCATCTTCTTCCAAAGAAGAAAAGACTGTGCCACCCTTAACTGTGAGACTTCATACCAAAACTGTCACAAAATGTGTAACAGCTGAAGGCAGGACTATATCTGTCGGAGATATAGTATGGGGGAAAATTCATGGTTTCCCCTGGTGGCCTGCACGCATTCTGAGCATTAGTATTAACAAGAAGGAAAATGGGGCTCCACTGTGGCAGGAAGCTCGAGTGTCTTGGTTTGGATCACCTACAACATCGCTACTTTCTGTATCAAAAATCTCCCCATTTTTGGAGTATTTTAAGTTGAGGTTCAACAGAAAGAAAAAAGGAGTATACCGTAGGGCGATTACAGAAGCTGCCAAGGCAGCTGATCACCTGACACCTGAAATCCGATCTCTTCTTTCACAATATGAAACTTAA